DNA from Mycolicibacterium alvei:
CAACAACGCCCTGCTCAAGGAGCCACTGCTCCAGTACCTCGCCTCCGACGGGATCGTGCACTCTCTCGACATGGCGACCACGGCCAAGCAGCGATTCCTCGAGAGCTTCGAACGGCTCATCCTGCGGCCGCGCGGACTCGATTACAAGGTGCAGTTCCCCGGGCCGACCGGTGCCAACTCGGTGGAGTCGGCACTCAAGCTGGCCCGGAAGGTGACCGGTCGCGAATCGATCATCAGTTTCACCAACGCATTTCACGGTATGACACTGGGCGCACTGTCGGTCACCGGCAACTCGATGAAGCGCGCAGGCGCCGGTATTCCGCTGGTGCACGCCACCCCGATGCCCTACGACAACTACTTCGGCGGGGTCACCGAGGACTTCCACTGGTTCGAGCGTGTGCTCGACGATTCGGGCAGCGGCCTCAACCGGCCCGCAGCGGTGATCGTCGAAACCGTCCAGGGCGAAGGTGGTCTCAACGTCGCGCGGATCGAATGGCTGCGTGCGCTGGCCGAGTTGTGCCGCAAACGCGACATTCTGCTGATCGTCGACGACGTCCAGATGGGATGTGGCCGCACCGGGCCGTTCTTCAGCTTCGAGGCCGCGGGCATCGTGCCCGATATCGTCACGATATCGAAGTCGGTCAGCGGCTACGGGCTGCCGATGGCGCTCACGTTGTTCCGCCGCGATCTCGACGTGTGGGCACCGGGCGAGCACAACGGCACGTTCCGTGGCCACAACCCCGCTTTCATCACGGCCACGGCGGCGATCGAGACATATTGGAAGAACGACGAATTCAGCGCCGCAACGGTTGTCAAGGGCGAGCTGATCCGGACCCGGCTGGAGGAGATCGCCGCGGCTCACGACGGAGTGACCGCCCGCGGTCGCGGGATGGCGCAAGGCATCAAGTTCGAACAGACGGACCTGGCCGGGCAGGTGTGCCGGGCCGCCTTCGACCGCGGTGCGCTGATGGAGACCAGTGGGCCGTCCGACGAGGTGGTGAAACTGCTGCCGCCACTGACCACTTCGGCCGCCGACCTGTCCGAGGGACTCGACATCCTCGCCGAGTCCGTCGCTGTCACTCTGGCCTGAGGGAGGCTACAAAATGATCGTTCGCACCACAGCTGAGATCACCGGAACCGACCGCGATGTGGCCGGCAACACCTGGCGATCCAAGCGGATCATCCTGGCCGGTGACGGCGTCGGGTTCTCGTTCCACGAGACGACCATCGAAGCCGGCTCGGTCAACGAATTCCACTACCAGCACCACATCGAGGCGGTCTGGGTGATCGAGGGCACCGGCACGCTGACGGATCTGGGGACGGGGCAGCAGTATCCGCTCGCCGATGGAACCATGTACCTGCTCAACAACAATGACCGGCACCGGGTGACCTGCGATGAGCAACTGCGCATGCTGTGTGTGTTCAACCCTCCGGTGACCGGGCGGGAAGTGCACGACGAGAACGGCGTGTACCCGGCACCGCAACCAGTGGCATGACGGCAGGCCGGCGAGAAGCCGAAGGTTGTTCGCGGACCGGCCTGCCCATCGGGGACCCGACGGATCAGTACCCGACCCGGCTCGACCACGCCATCGAGCCGATACCCCGCCATGAGCCTGCGGTGTGGGGTGGCGCAGCCGAGGGCCCGCTCAGTCAGCTTCACCTGGACGGTTTCGCCGAATACGGGTACCTGGTGGCGCCGGAGACCGTGTCGGACGACTGGCTGCCGCTGTTGCGGCACGAAATGGACCGGATCGCAGCCGATCTGGACTCCGATGACAGCCGGGTGATCCGGGAGCCGGGTGGCGCGATCCGGTCGATCTTCGAACCGCATCTGCTCAGCGACCTGGTCGCACAGCTGGTCCGGCTCGACACGGTCTTGCCGGTCGCGCGGCAACTGCTGGGCGGCGACGTCTACATCCACCAGGCCAGGATCAACCTCATGCCCGGGTTCACCGGGACCGGGTTCTACTGGCATTCGGACTTCGAGACCTGGCACGCCGAGGACGGGATGCCGGCGATCCGCGCGGTGTCGTGCTCGATAGCCCTGACCGACAACTACCCGTACAACGGGTCGCTCATGGTGATCCCCGGATCGCACCAGACCTTCTATCCGTGTGTCGGTGCGACGCCCGCGGACAACCACGACACCTCACTGGTGGCCCAGAACGTCGGTGTGCCCGATCAGACGACGCTGACCAAGGTCGTCGACCAGCACGACATCCATCAGTTCACCGGGCCGCCCGGCACCGCGCTGTGGTTCGACGCGAACCTGCTGCACGGCTCGGGATCCAACATCACACCCCTGCCGCGCTCGAACGTTTTCCTGGTGTTCAACTCGGTGCACAACGCGCTGACCGACCCGTTCGCCGCGGACCGCCCACGGCCCGAATACCTGGCGGCCCGGCGTGTGCACGCCGTCACCTAGGCTGACCCCATGCAACGGATCATCGGAACAGAGGTCGAATACGGCATCTCCTCGCCGTCGGATCCGACCGCCAATCCGATCCTGACCTCGACGCAGGCAGTGCTGGCGTACGCGGCAGCCGCCGGGATCCAGCGCGGCAAGCGCACCCGGTGGGACTACGAAGTCGAATCCCCGTTGCGCGACGCTCGCGGATTCGACCTGTCCCGGGCCTCCGGGCCGGCTCCCATTGTCGATGCCGATGAGGTCGGCGCGGCCAACATGATCCTCACCAACGGTGCCCGGCTGTATGTGGACCACGCCCACCCGGAGTACTCGGCGCCCGAATGCACCGATCCCATGGACGCGGTGATCTGGGACAAGGCCGGTGAGCGCGTGATGGAGGCCGCCGCCCGCCACGTCGCCAGCGTGCCCGGGGCGGTCAAGCTGCAGCTCTACAAGAACAACGTGGACGGCAAGGGCGCCTCGTACGGCTCGCACGAGAACTACCTGATGAGCCGCCAGACCCCGTTTTCCGCGGTGATCGCGGGGTTCACCCCGTTCCTGGTGTCGCGACAGGTGGTGACCGGTTCGGGTCGCGTCGGCATCGGGCCCTCGGGTGACGATCCGGGGTTCCAGCTGTCCCAGCGCGCCGACTACATCGAGGTCGAGGTCGGCCTGGAGACCACGCTCAAGCGCGGCATCATCAACACCCGCGACGAGCCGCACGCCGACGCCGACAAGTACCGCCGGCTGCACGTCATCATCGGTGACGCGAACCTGGCCGAGACGTCGACCTACCTCAAGGTCGGCACCAGCTCCCTGGTGCTCGACCTGATCGAAGAAGGCCCGCAGCACGGGCTGGACCTGTCCGACCTGGCACTGGCCCGGCCGGTGCACGCGGTGCATGTGATCAGCCGCGATCCGTCGCTGCGCGCCACGGTGGCACTTGCCGACGGTCGCGAGATGACCGCCCTGGCAATGCAACGGCTCTATCTGGAGCGCGTGGCCAAGCTGGTCGAGATTCGTGATCCGGATCCGAGGGCCTCCCACGTCGTCGAGACCTGGGCCCACGTGCTGGACCTGCTCGAACGCGACCCGATGGAATGCGCCGAGATCCTGGACTGGCCGGCCAAGCTGCGGTTGCTGGAGGGGTTCCGTCAGCGCGAGAACCTCAGCTGGCAGGCGCCGCGGCTGCACCTGGTCGACCTGCAGTACTCCGACGTCCGGCTGGACAAAGGCCTGTACAACCGGTTGGTGGCGCGTGGTTCGATGAAACGCCTGGTCACCGAGCAGCAGGTGATCGACGCGGTGGACAACCCGCCGACCGACACGCGCGCCTACTTCCGTGGGGAATGCCTGCGCCGATTCGGCGCCGACATCGCCGCGGCGAGCTGGGACTCGGTGATATTCGACCTCGGCGGCGATTCGCTCGTCCGGATTCCCACGCTGGAGCCGCTGCGCGGCAGCAAGGCCCATGTCGGCGCCCTGCTGGACTCCGTGGACAGCGCCGCCGAACTCGTCGAACAACTCACGAACTGACCCATTTCCGGCGGTGAGCTATCCCGGGCAATCGGGGTGGCGACCGGTACTGTGGAAGAACCGGTTGGGCGGTTAGCCCGGCCGATCACAATTGCAGGAGGCAGCGATGGCTCAAGAGCAGACCAAGCGTGGCGGTGGCGGCGGCGAGGACGACGACCTCCCGGGTGCATCCGCCGCCGGCCAGGAGCGTCGCGAGAAGCTGGCCGAGGAGACCGACGATCTGCTCGATGAGATCGACGATGTGCTGGAAGAGAACGCAGAAGATTTCGTGCGCGCGTACGTCCAAAAGGGCGGCCAGTGACCTGGCGCGAAAATCTGTCCCTGTCCCAACCCTCCCGCTCCGGAATCACCGCTCCAGCCATGGACCTGTCATCCTTCTCTGAACTGCTGCGTCGCCAGGCCCCCGAATTGTTGCCGGTCAACCGTGTCCCCGACGGCGCGGCCAACCCGACCAACGTGGTGCCGCACGGGACGACCATCGTCGCGATCAAGTACCCCGGCGGGGTGCTGATCGCCGGTGACCGCCGCGCCACCCAGGGCAACATGATCGCCGGGCGCGACGTGCAGAAGGTGCACATCGCCGACGAACACACCGCCACCGGTATTGCGGGCACCGCCGCGATCGCGGTCGAGTTCGCCCGGCTCTATGCCGTGGAGCTGGAGCACTACGAGAAGGTCGAAGGCGTTCCGTTGACCTTCAAGGGCAAGGTGAACCGGTTGGCGACCATGGTGCGGGGCAATCTCGGTGCGGCCCTTCAGGGTTTCGTGGCGCTGCCGTTGCTGGTGGGCTTTGATCTTGATGCCATCGACCCGCTGGATGCCGGGCGGATCGTGTCCTTCGACGCGGCCGGCGGCTGGAACATCGAGGAAGAGGGCTACCAGTCGGTGGGCTCGGGCTCGATCTTCGCCAAGTCGTCGATCAAGAAGCTGTATCCCCAAGTGGCCGACGCTGATTCAGCGCTGAAGGTGGCCATCGAATCGCTCTACGACGCTGCCGATGACGACTCCGCCACCGGTGGTCCGGATTTGGTGCGCGGCATCTTCCCGACCGCGGTGCTTCTCGGAGCCGATGGGGCCGAGGAAGTCGCCGAGGAACGCATCGCCGAGTTGGCTCGCGAGGTCATCGCGCGCCGGACCCAGACGGGCGGTGAGGGGTAAATGAGCTTCCCGTACTTCATCTCGCCTGAACAGGCGATGCGTGAGCGCTCCGAACTGGCGCGCAAGGGCATCTCCCGTGGGCGCAGCGTGATCGCACTCGCCTACGACAGCGGCGTGCTGTTCGTCGCGGAAAACCCGTCGCGCTCCCTGCAGAAGGTCAGCGAGCTCTACGACCGGGTCGGGTTCGCCGCCGTGGGCCGGTTCAACGAGTTCGACAACCTGCGGCGCGGCGGCATCCAGTTCGCCGACACCCGCGGCTACGCCTACGACCGTCGGGACGTGACCGGTCGCCAGCTGGCCAACGTCTACGCGCAGACGCTCGGCACGATCTTCACCGAGCAGGCCAAGCCCTACGAGGTCGAGCTGTGCGTGGCCGAAGTGGCGCATTACGGCGAGACGAAAGCCCCTGAGCTGTACCGGATCACCTATGACGGGTCGATCGCCGACGAGCCGCACTTCGTCGTGATGGGCGGCACTACGGAGCCGATTGCCACCGCGCTGGGGGAGTCCTACACCGAGAACGCCGATCTGGCCGCTGCGGTCAAGATCGCGGTGGAGGCGTTGGGTGCGAGCAGCAACGGCTCCGAGCCGCGCACGCTGGGCCCGTCCACCCTCGAAGTGGCGATCCTCGATGCCAACCGGCCTCGCCGTGCGTTCCGTCGGATCACCGGCGCCGCGCTGGAAGTGCTTCTGCCCGAGGTCGATTCGGAAGTGCCCGCGGCCGATGAGTCGCCGGAAAAGCCGAAGAAGAAGTCAGAGAAGTAGGTTGATCACCTCGCGGCTGCGTCCTCGGGGCGCCAGCCGACGTAGGTGAACCACAACCCCATCGCGGTCAGTAGCAGAAAGAAGCCACGCGCGGTGAGCAGTAACCCGGGGCTGGTCACTGTGGCGTCGGCGCCGGATTCGATGGCGGACGGAATGGCCATCATCGCGGCCCCGCGCACCGCGACGAACCAGCCGAACAAGGAGATCAGCACCGCCGTGACGCTGTACCAGTACTGGTGGAAGGCGATCACGATCAGCCCCATCAGCAACATGGCGGCGCCCAGAATCCAGGGCAGGGCGCCGCTGGCGAACAGGTCGCCGAGCAGGTTCTGAAGGCTGGGCAGCCGGATCGCGATGATCAAGGTCGCGACGGTGACGAAGGGGCCGAGAACCCGGGCGAACGCGCGGGTGCGCTGCCGGGCCTGCGGTGTGGATTGCGGCATGTGCGGCTCCTGATCAATCAACCGAACGCATCCTCGGCGTACCCGCCGTGTCACTGCACGAGTCGGCGACGTCAGCTCAGGGGGAAACGTAGCTTCGCGACGGCCGTCTGATTCCAGATGCCGGCGGTGATCTCGTCGGGCCGCACCGCGTAGGCCGCACCGCCGTTGTCGAGGACCGTCACCGCGACGCGGGACAGGACGTCATAGCCGGAATCGTCGTAGTGCAGCGCTCCGGTGGCGGCCTCGATCCGGCCCAACACGTCGACGG
Protein-coding regions in this window:
- the ectB gene encoding diaminobutyrate--2-oxoglutarate transaminase; the protein is MLLATTAPLTESDLPDVFSSVESEVRSYCRSWPAVMETASDSWVTDTSGRAYIDFFAGAGALNYGHNNALLKEPLLQYLASDGIVHSLDMATTAKQRFLESFERLILRPRGLDYKVQFPGPTGANSVESALKLARKVTGRESIISFTNAFHGMTLGALSVTGNSMKRAGAGIPLVHATPMPYDNYFGGVTEDFHWFERVLDDSGSGLNRPAAVIVETVQGEGGLNVARIEWLRALAELCRKRDILLIVDDVQMGCGRTGPFFSFEAAGIVPDIVTISKSVSGYGLPMALTLFRRDLDVWAPGEHNGTFRGHNPAFITATAAIETYWKNDEFSAATVVKGELIRTRLEEIAAAHDGVTARGRGMAQGIKFEQTDLAGQVCRAAFDRGALMETSGPSDEVVKLLPPLTTSAADLSEGLDILAESVAVTLA
- the dop gene encoding depupylase/deamidase Dop, yielding MQRIIGTEVEYGISSPSDPTANPILTSTQAVLAYAAAAGIQRGKRTRWDYEVESPLRDARGFDLSRASGPAPIVDADEVGAANMILTNGARLYVDHAHPEYSAPECTDPMDAVIWDKAGERVMEAAARHVASVPGAVKLQLYKNNVDGKGASYGSHENYLMSRQTPFSAVIAGFTPFLVSRQVVTGSGRVGIGPSGDDPGFQLSQRADYIEVEVGLETTLKRGIINTRDEPHADADKYRRLHVIIGDANLAETSTYLKVGTSSLVLDLIEEGPQHGLDLSDLALARPVHAVHVISRDPSLRATVALADGREMTALAMQRLYLERVAKLVEIRDPDPRASHVVETWAHVLDLLERDPMECAEILDWPAKLRLLEGFRQRENLSWQAPRLHLVDLQYSDVRLDKGLYNRLVARGSMKRLVTEQQVIDAVDNPPTDTRAYFRGECLRRFGADIAAASWDSVIFDLGGDSLVRIPTLEPLRGSKAHVGALLDSVDSAAELVEQLTN
- a CDS encoding ubiquitin-like protein Pup produces the protein MAQEQTKRGGGGGEDDDLPGASAAGQERREKLAEETDDLLDEIDDVLEENAEDFVRAYVQKGGQ
- the prcB gene encoding proteasome subunit beta, which translates into the protein MDLSSFSELLRRQAPELLPVNRVPDGAANPTNVVPHGTTIVAIKYPGGVLIAGDRRATQGNMIAGRDVQKVHIADEHTATGIAGTAAIAVEFARLYAVELEHYEKVEGVPLTFKGKVNRLATMVRGNLGAALQGFVALPLLVGFDLDAIDPLDAGRIVSFDAAGGWNIEEEGYQSVGSGSIFAKSSIKKLYPQVADADSALKVAIESLYDAADDDSATGGPDLVRGIFPTAVLLGADGAEEVAEERIAELAREVIARRTQTGGEG
- a CDS encoding ectoine synthase is translated as MIVRTTAEITGTDRDVAGNTWRSKRIILAGDGVGFSFHETTIEAGSVNEFHYQHHIEAVWVIEGTGTLTDLGTGQQYPLADGTMYLLNNNDRHRVTCDEQLRMLCVFNPPVTGREVHDENGVYPAPQPVA
- the prcA gene encoding proteasome subunit alpha → MSFPYFISPEQAMRERSELARKGISRGRSVIALAYDSGVLFVAENPSRSLQKVSELYDRVGFAAVGRFNEFDNLRRGGIQFADTRGYAYDRRDVTGRQLANVYAQTLGTIFTEQAKPYEVELCVAEVAHYGETKAPELYRITYDGSIADEPHFVVMGGTTEPIATALGESYTENADLAAAVKIAVEALGASSNGSEPRTLGPSTLEVAILDANRPRRAFRRITGAALEVLLPEVDSEVPAADESPEKPKKKSEK
- the thpD gene encoding ectoine hydroxylase; protein product: MTAGRREAEGCSRTGLPIGDPTDQYPTRLDHAIEPIPRHEPAVWGGAAEGPLSQLHLDGFAEYGYLVAPETVSDDWLPLLRHEMDRIAADLDSDDSRVIREPGGAIRSIFEPHLLSDLVAQLVRLDTVLPVARQLLGGDVYIHQARINLMPGFTGTGFYWHSDFETWHAEDGMPAIRAVSCSIALTDNYPYNGSLMVIPGSHQTFYPCVGATPADNHDTSLVAQNVGVPDQTTLTKVVDQHDIHQFTGPPGTALWFDANLLHGSGSNITPLPRSNVFLVFNSVHNALTDPFAADRPRPEYLAARRVHAVT